AGTGCGCCCGGGCCGCCAACTCGTCGGTGTCGACGAGTACGAGCATCGGCGTTCCCGGCGTGCAGAACATCGTGACGAGAAACCGGCACGGGATATCGTCCCGGTTGTTGGCATCGCTGTAGTGGATGACATCACCGCCGGGCTCCCAGAACGTCTCACCGGTTCGCACGACACGTGGCGCCGATCCCTCCAACTCGAACAGCACCTCCCCGTCGAGCACATAGCCGAAAGCGGGTCCGCCGGGGTGCTTGTGCGGCGGCGCCCCGGCACTGCCGGGCGGATACTCGATGACCACCGTCATGGCATGTGCGCCTTGCGCTATGGCCGGCGGTATCGCCTCACCCACCACGGTGAGGGCATCTTCCCAACCTGGGTCGTACTTCACGGTCACCTTCACTCCTCGGTAGTCATAAGGCAGCACCGCCGCCGGGTCACAGGGCGGCACCGCCGCCGTCTACGTGCAGGGTCGAACCGGTGATGAAGCTCGATCGCGGCGAGGCGAGGAACAACACCGCCTGCGCGATCTCCATCGGGTCCGCGGTGCGGCCCAACGGCATCGAGCGACCCAACTCCTCATTGGAATCGCCCCACTCCGCCTGCACCCCTTCGGTTCTCGTCGGTCCCGGTGCCACACTGTTCACCCGGACGCCCGAGGCGCCGAATTCGACGGCCCAGGTACGGGTCAGCGACTCCACCGCCGCCTTCGACGCGCTGTATGCCGACGCCCGAGCGACGCCCTTGGTGGCGACCATCGTGGTGATGTTGACGATGCTGCCGCGGCCACGGTCCAGCATGCCGCGGACGATCCCCGCGGTGAGGAAATACAGTCCGCGGACATTGATGCCGAACGTCTCGTCGAAGGAGTCCGGATCTTGGTCGACGGTCAGCGCAGCCGGGAAGTACGCCGCGTTGTTGACCAGGATGTCGACCTCCCCCGCGGTCTGGATCAGATGCTCCACCCCACTGGACGCGCCGAGATCGGCTTGTACGAAATGCGCGCCCGACTGATCCGCTGCCGCCACACCGCGATCGGCGTCGCGCCCGGTGATGACGACGGCGGCACCGGCCTCGGCGAGTAGCCGTGCCGACGCCAGCCCGATACCCGCGGTGCCCCCGGTGACCAGTGCCCGTTGCCCTGCCAGTTCCATCAGGCGACCTCCTGGTCGACCAGCGCCAGGCGAAGCCGTTGCCGGGCACGCGACGCGCGCGACATCACCGTTCCCACCGGGATGTCCATGATCGCGGCGATCTCGGCGTAGGTGTAGCCCTCGACGAACGCGTAGAACAACACGTTGGTGAAGCCGTCCGGCAGTTCACCGAGCGCATCGCTGAGCTCGGGATGCGCCAGCGCGCTCAGCACCTCGGCCTCGGCCGACACATGGGCACCCGCACGTGCCAGCATCCGGTCGGTGATCTCGTCGACCGGTGTCTCGGTGGGTCGACGTTGTTGGGCACGGTGGTTGCTGACCCACCGGTTGTACATGATCTTGAACAACCACGCCTTGAGGTTGGTTCCGGGCTGGAATCTCGGATACCCCGCGTAGGCGTGTAACAAGGTGTCCTGGAACAAATCCTCGGCGTCGGCCTCGGAGCGGGTCAACCGTCGGGCACCGCGTTGCAGCATCTCCAACAGCGGTCGGGTCTCCGCCGCAAAACGTACCGCGAGGTATGGGTCGGGTACCGATGTCAGTGTCATATCGGCCGGCCCCCTACCGGTGCACCGGCGCAAAATCGGCCAGCCAGTCGGCGAACCGGGTTCGGAAAACCGTCGCCTCGGCACCGGCAACCAGCGTGGTCTCCTCGAGCACCACCCCGAAGTAGGGCGCCGCGCGATCGGTGACGACCTCGCGGTCATCGTCGGTCGCCCGCAGCTGCAGGCTCACCAGCTCGTCGAGTCCGATGAGTTCCGGTCCGCACACCTCGATGATGGCGTCGGCGGGTGCACTGACCGCGACACCGGCCACCGCCGTCGCGACATCGTCGGCGGCCATCGGTCGGCTCGCCGCCGAGGTGATCCGAACCGACCCACCCTGGGTGGCCGAATCCGCTATGCGGCTGACGAATTCGAAGAACTGGGTGGCCCGCACGATGGTGAAGGGAATCCCCCCGTCCCGAATCAACTTCTCCTGGGCCAATTTCGCGCGGAAGTAGCCGCTGTCCTGAAGACGGTCGGTCCCCACCACCGACAGTGCGACGTAATGCGAGACCCCCGCGGCCCTGCCTGCAGCGAGCAGGTTCTCACCGGCACGGGTGAAGAAGTCCAGCGCGGGCGCATCCTCGAAGGACGGCGAGTTGGCGACATCGACGATGACATCGGCGCCGGTCAGCGCATCGGCCAACCCCGCGCCGGTCAGGATGTCGATCCCCGACGCCGGGGATGCCGACAGCACGTCGTGGCCCTGCCTGCGGAGTTCGGTGACCACCCGTGAGCCGATCAGCCCGGTGCCACCGATAACCACGATTTTCACAAGTTCCTCCAGTTCCGAGTATTTGTCCGGAACCAGACTGTCGCGATGCGGTGGCGCACCGAGCCCTTGAAAGTCCGTAGTCTGCGCGACCACGTGGTCAACGGGTGGCGGTGCGCAGCTGCCGGCGCGACCTGATACCCAACTTCACGAACACCTTGCGCAGATGCCACTCCACCGTGTGGGTGCTGATGAACAGCTGGGCGCCGATCTCGGCGTTGGTCAGCCCGTCGGCGGCCAGCCCGGCGATCTGCGCCTCCTGTGCAGTGAGCGCGTCCCCCGCCCCGAACGACTGGGTGCGCACCTTGTCACCGACCGCCACCAGCTCGCGCCGCGTGCGCTCCGCAAAGGCCTGCGCGCCCATCGCGGTGAACAGGTCATGAGCGGCACCGAGCTGATACCGGGCGTCGGTGCGGCGGTTCGCACGGCGAAGCCACTCGCCGTAGGACAGCCGCACCCGGGACAGCAGCAGCGTGATACCGGCGCGATCCAACAGCTCGATCGCATCGAGGAACATCGCGTCGGCGTCGGCATCATCGGCCAGCAGTGCCTGCGCGGCCGCCACCGCACCCCAGCCCCACCGGGTGCCGCCGGCGGTGGCACGTTCGACGAAACTCGGGAGCGTCGCGGCGGCGGTCGTCCGGTCACCGACGTGCACAGCGGCCTCGATCAGTTCGTACAGGCACCAGCTGTGGAACCCGAGATCTTCGTACTCGCAACAGTGTCGGGCGGCGGCCAACGCCTCCGCGTACCGACCGAGGCCGTTGTGCAGCACCGCGCCGCAGAACGACGCCAGTCCGATCAGCCGGCCTTCACCGCGCGCCGCACCGTCGGCGGCCGCACTCTCGATGAGCCCGAGGGCCTCCGTCGGTACGCCTCGCCAGGCCGCCACATTCAGCGAGTGATATCGCACCGGCACCTGACCCATGGCGATGGCGAGCGCCGCGGACTCCTCCAGAACATCCGCGGCAGCGCCGAACTCACCTCGGTAGAAGTGCACGCCGGCCCGGTAACCCAGTGCCGGCGGCAGCGCCGCCAAGGCACCGGCGTCACGGGCGCGTCGCACGGTGTCGGTGGCGATGCGGTCGAGCACCGCGTCGTCCCACAACTCGTGGGCGGCCGATTCCTGGATCACCGGGAACGGCCAATAGAGCCGGCGGGCCGGGTTCTGCTCCGCATCGGCATTCCACATCTCCAATGCGGCGACGAGTTCCGCCGATCCGGCACCGGGACCGTCGATGATGCGCGCACACATGCCGGCGAGGAGACGATCGATCGACCGTGCCGGCTCACGGGCGTTGCGTGCGGCCTCGGCGCCGCCGGTGGCCACCTCCGTCAGCAACGTCGGTGGCCCAAGCCGCCCGGCGTACATCGCCGCCGCGAGCGCCTCCAGGTAGGTTTCTCTGGCGAGTTCGTCGTCGAGGCCGGCCAGACCACGTGCGGCGGTCAGTAGTCCCAATGCGGCCTCGCCTACCGGTGGCGCGC
The sequence above is drawn from the Mycolicibacterium neoaurum VKM Ac-1815D genome and encodes:
- a CDS encoding AAA family ATPase, giving the protein MSVRLRGRERDCAVLDALTDDVRSGRSRVLVLRGEAGVGKTALLDHLACGAKGFTLFRLAGVESDMELAFAGLQQLCAPMFADIAALPPPQRAALEVAFGYGTGPTPDRFLVGLAVLSLLAGASAAQPVLVLIDDAQWLDQVSVQVLAFVARRLLAEPVAMVFAVRDGYPDVLTGLPGHTVAGLSDAAARDLLDSVMIGGIDPLVRDRIVAETRGVPLALIDVPRSVSAAELAGGFWISGRRSSTAALEDGYIARIRTLPAPTRQLLLLAAAEPVGDAALFLRAAAILGVAIDALGPAEAAGMIELGAQIRFTHPLMRSAAYRAADLGERRDVHRALARATDPHADPDRRAWHAANAAAEPDDAVAAELEASADRAQRRGGMAAAAAFLERAAVLTRDPHLRGARAIAAAQAKREVAESDSAFTLLAMADSAPLDAVQKARVDRMRAQMDFARSRGGASGAPPVGEAALGLLTAARGLAGLDDELARETYLEALAAAMYAGRLGPPTLLTEVATGGAEAARNAREPARSIDRLLAGMCARIIDGPGAGSAELVAALEMWNADAEQNPARRLYWPFPVIQESAAHELWDDAVLDRIATDTVRRARDAGALAALPPALGYRAGVHFYRGEFGAAADVLEESAALAIAMGQVPVRYHSLNVAAWRGVPTEALGLIESAAADGAARGEGRLIGLASFCGAVLHNGLGRYAEALAAARHCCEYEDLGFHSWCLYELIEAAVHVGDRTTAAATLPSFVERATAGGTRWGWGAVAAAQALLADDADADAMFLDAIELLDRAGITLLLSRVRLSYGEWLRRANRRTDARYQLGAAHDLFTAMGAQAFAERTRRELVAVGDKVRTQSFGAGDALTAQEAQIAGLAADGLTNAEIGAQLFISTHTVEWHLRKVFVKLGIRSRRQLRTATR
- a CDS encoding SDR family NAD(P)-dependent oxidoreductase, with the translated sequence MELAGQRALVTGGTAGIGLASARLLAEAGAAVVITGRDADRGVAAADQSGAHFVQADLGASSGVEHLIQTAGEVDILVNNAAYFPAALTVDQDPDSFDETFGINVRGLYFLTAGIVRGMLDRGRGSIVNITTMVATKGVARASAYSASKAAVESLTRTWAVEFGASGVRVNSVAPGPTRTEGVQAEWGDSNEELGRSMPLGRTADPMEIAQAVLFLASPRSSFITGSTLHVDGGGAAL
- a CDS encoding sigma-70 family RNA polymerase sigma factor, which gives rise to MTLTSVPDPYLAVRFAAETRPLLEMLQRGARRLTRSEADAEDLFQDTLLHAYAGYPRFQPGTNLKAWLFKIMYNRWVSNHRAQQRRPTETPVDEITDRMLARAGAHVSAEAEVLSALAHPELSDALGELPDGFTNVLFYAFVEGYTYAEIAAIMDIPVGTVMSRASRARQRLRLALVDQEVA
- a CDS encoding cupin domain-containing protein — encoded protein: MTVKYDPGWEDALTVVGEAIPPAIAQGAHAMTVVIEYPPGSAGAPPHKHPGGPAFGYVLDGEVLFELEGSAPRVVRTGETFWEPGGDVIHYSDANNRDDIPCRFLVTMFCTPGTPMLVLVDTDELAARAHLRVTE
- a CDS encoding SDR family oxidoreductase; translation: MKIVVIGGTGLIGSRVVTELRRQGHDVLSASPASGIDILTGAGLADALTGADVIVDVANSPSFEDAPALDFFTRAGENLLAAGRAAGVSHYVALSVVGTDRLQDSGYFRAKLAQEKLIRDGGIPFTIVRATQFFEFVSRIADSATQGGSVRITSAASRPMAADDVATAVAGVAVSAPADAIIEVCGPELIGLDELVSLQLRATDDDREVVTDRAAPYFGVVLEETTLVAGAEATVFRTRFADWLADFAPVHR